A window of Chitinophagales bacterium contains these coding sequences:
- a CDS encoding carbon-nitrogen hydrolase — protein MKKVKVGLVQMSCTADVKANVEKAINGVRETAAQGAQIVCLQELFTSLYFCDVEDYENFKLAEAIPGETTNTLCALAKELNVVIIASLFEKRTEGLYHNTTAVIDADGAYLGKYRKMHIPDDPAYYEKFYFTPGDLGYKVFQTKFAKIGVLICWDQWYPEAARITALMGAEILFYPTAIGWATSQEEATNIEQYGAWQTMQRAHAISNGVHVVSVNRVGFEQNGAMKFWGGSFVSNPFGSLLYLASHDKEENKVVELDLKATDFYRTHWPFLRDRRIDSYAPITQRFID, from the coding sequence ATGAAGAAAGTAAAAGTTGGATTAGTGCAAATGAGTTGCACTGCAGATGTAAAAGCAAATGTAGAAAAGGCAATAAATGGTGTGCGCGAAACTGCGGCCCAAGGTGCTCAAATTGTATGCCTGCAAGAGCTGTTTACCAGCCTGTATTTTTGCGATGTAGAAGATTATGAGAATTTTAAACTGGCAGAAGCCATTCCCGGAGAAACTACCAACACGCTGTGTGCTTTGGCAAAGGAATTAAACGTTGTAATTATTGCTTCGCTGTTTGAAAAAAGAACCGAAGGTTTATACCACAACACCACAGCAGTAATTGATGCCGATGGAGCTTATTTGGGTAAGTACCGCAAAATGCATATTCCGGACGATCCTGCTTATTACGAGAAGTTTTATTTCACTCCGGGCGATTTAGGCTATAAAGTTTTTCAAACAAAGTTTGCGAAAATAGGTGTGCTTATTTGTTGGGATCAGTGGTATCCGGAGGCTGCACGCATTACCGCACTCATGGGAGCCGAAATTTTGTTTTATCCTACCGCAATCGGTTGGGCTACTTCGCAAGAAGAAGCTACCAATATCGAGCAGTACGGTGCTTGGCAAACTATGCAGCGAGCACATGCTATTTCAAACGGTGTGCATGTGGTAAGTGTAAACCGTGTGGGCTTTGAGCAAAATGGTGCTATGAAGTTTTGGGGCGGTAGTTTTGTGAGCAATCCGTTTGGCAGTTTGCTTTATTTGGCTTCGCATGACAAAGAAGAAAATAAAGTAGTGGAGTTAGATTTAAAGGCTACAGATTTTTACAGAACACATTGGCCGTTTTTGCGCGATAGAAGAATAGATTCTTACGCACCAATTACCCAACGTTTTATAGACTAA
- a CDS encoding acyl-CoA carboxylase subunit beta — MKPLEILQQKQAQALLGGGSDKIDAQHKKGKLTARERIDLLLDAGSFEEIGMLVEHRARDFGMDKQVFLGDGVVTGYGTVNGRLVYVFSQDFTVFGGALSETHAEKICKIMDLAMRNGAPVIGLNDSGGARIQEGVVSLGGYADIFYRNTLASGVVPQISAILGPCAGGAVYSPAITDFIMMVENTSYMFVTGPNVVKTVTHEEVSSEELGGANTHAAKSGVTHFSFANEVACIQGIKTLLSFIPQNCEEEAPALTYEVSDEVRPKLNAVIPENPQQPYDIRDVIAELADADSFFEVHKDYAENIVVGFARMAGRSIGIIANQPAVLAGVLDINASKKGARFVRFCDAFNIPLLTLVDVPGFLPGTDQEWNGIITNGAKLLFAFSEATVPKVTVIVRKAYGGAYDVMNSKHIGADMNFAWPQAEIAVMGAKGAAEIIFKKEIAAAEDRVAKLAEVEMQYKETFANPYKAAARGFIDEVIEPAATRKKLISTFKMLENKAVKLPRKKHDNIPL; from the coding sequence ATGAAGCCGTTAGAAATTCTTCAACAAAAACAAGCGCAAGCATTGCTTGGCGGAGGCAGCGATAAAATTGATGCTCAGCATAAAAAAGGAAAACTTACTGCCCGCGAACGCATAGATTTATTACTCGATGCCGGAAGTTTTGAGGAAATTGGCATGTTGGTAGAGCATCGTGCCCGCGATTTTGGTATGGATAAACAAGTGTTTTTGGGCGATGGTGTGGTAACAGGTTATGGCACTGTAAATGGTCGTTTGGTGTATGTTTTTTCTCAAGACTTTACAGTTTTTGGAGGCGCATTAAGCGAAACACATGCCGAAAAAATTTGCAAGATAATGGACTTGGCAATGCGCAATGGCGCTCCGGTAATTGGCTTAAATGATAGTGGTGGTGCTCGCATTCAAGAAGGAGTGGTAAGCTTAGGAGGTTATGCCGATATTTTTTATAGGAATACGCTTGCAAGTGGCGTAGTGCCTCAAATTTCGGCTATTTTGGGACCGTGTGCAGGTGGTGCTGTGTATTCTCCGGCAATTACGGATTTTATTATGATGGTTGAAAATACTTCATACATGTTTGTAACAGGCCCCAACGTGGTAAAAACCGTTACACACGAAGAAGTAAGCAGCGAAGAATTAGGCGGAGCCAATACACATGCCGCTAAAAGTGGTGTTACGCATTTTTCGTTTGCCAACGAAGTTGCCTGCATTCAAGGAATAAAAACCTTGCTGAGTTTTATTCCTCAAAATTGTGAAGAAGAAGCTCCGGCACTTACTTATGAAGTATCTGATGAAGTGCGGCCGAAATTAAATGCTGTTATTCCAGAAAACCCGCAGCAGCCTTACGATATACGCGATGTAATTGCAGAACTTGCCGATGCAGATTCATTTTTTGAAGTGCATAAGGATTATGCAGAAAATATTGTAGTGGGCTTTGCAAGAATGGCAGGTAGAAGTATCGGAATTATAGCCAACCAACCTGCGGTATTGGCTGGTGTGTTAGACATAAATGCATCAAAAAAAGGAGCGCGGTTTGTACGTTTTTGCGATGCTTTCAATATCCCATTGCTTACATTGGTAGATGTGCCGGGTTTTCTTCCGGGAACCGATCAAGAGTGGAACGGAATTATTACCAATGGTGCTAAATTGCTATTTGCTTTTTCTGAAGCCACTGTGCCAAAAGTTACGGTAATTGTGCGTAAAGCGTATGGTGGAGCTTACGATGTAATGAATAGCAAGCACATAGGTGCCGATATGAATTTTGCTTGGCCACAGGCCGAAATTGCAGTAATGGGTGCCAAGGGTGCTGCCGAAATTATTTTTAAGAAAGAGATTGCCGCTGCCGAAGATAGAGTTGCCAAATTAGCAGAGGTAGAAATGCAGTATAAAGAAACATTTGCTAATCCTTACAAGGCAGCAGCACGCGGGTTTATAGACGAAGTAATTGAACCTGCTGCTACACGCAAAAAACTAATTAGCACGTTTAAAATGTTGGAAAATAAAGCGGTAAAGCTGCCTCGTAAAAAACACGATAATATTCCTCTGTAA
- a CDS encoding ABC transporter ATP-binding protein gives MLRATNIEKSYGALQVLKGISLEVAQGEIVSLTGASGAGKSTLLHILGTLDKPDKGEVFLHDKNIFKQGEKQLATFRNSALGFVFQFHHLLPEFTALENVCMPAFIAGKDKKETQERAKELLALLNVAHRLQHKPAELSGGEQQRVAVARAFINKPSVILADEPSGNLDTANAQSLHELFFDLRKAFNQTFIIVTHNQELAQMADRCIHLKDGQIDHTYIRS, from the coding sequence ATGTTGCGCGCTACCAACATAGAAAAAAGTTATGGGGCACTGCAAGTGCTAAAGGGCATTTCTCTAGAAGTGGCACAGGGCGAAATTGTTTCGCTTACAGGCGCATCGGGTGCAGGAAAAAGCACACTGCTTCACATTCTTGGCACATTAGATAAACCCGATAAAGGCGAAGTGTTTTTACACGATAAGAATATTTTTAAGCAAGGTGAAAAGCAGTTAGCCACCTTTAGAAATAGTGCCTTAGGTTTTGTTTTTCAGTTTCACCACTTGCTGCCGGAGTTTACAGCATTAGAAAATGTGTGTATGCCTGCTTTTATTGCAGGAAAAGATAAAAAGGAAACACAAGAGCGTGCAAAAGAATTGTTGGCACTGCTCAATGTTGCACATCGGCTTCAGCATAAACCAGCAGAACTTTCTGGCGGGGAACAGCAAAGAGTGGCGGTAGCACGTGCATTTATCAATAAGCCATCTGTAATTTTAGCCGATGAGCCTTCGGGAAATTTAGATACAGCCAATGCCCAAAGTTTGCACGAATTGTTTTTCGATTTGCGCAAGGCTTTTAATCAAACCTTTATTATTGTTACGCATAATCAAGAATTAGCACAAATGGCCGATCGCTGTATTCATTTAAAAGATGGGCAAATAGACCATACGTACATACGTTCATAG